The following coding sequences are from one Granulicella arctica window:
- a CDS encoding tetratricopeptide repeat protein translates to MIHTLSVIQINMAQTNTAKAHPVKRTPRTLAGEVPPTSANGRPHALALYEDALRLLQAGKYDKAHAAFNAMLADSPADLAASIRMYINACLQQINKGKTSFQSHEERYDYAISLLNEGHYEDAREHFQAILDENTSADYAFYGLAVLASMTGDSHTCLERLTEAIRQNPRNRIQARADSDFQDMADDPRFTELLYPEV, encoded by the coding sequence TTGATTCACACTCTCTCGGTCATCCAAATCAATATGGCGCAGACAAACACGGCAAAGGCTCATCCAGTGAAACGCACTCCCCGCACCCTCGCCGGCGAAGTTCCCCCCACCTCCGCGAACGGCCGTCCCCACGCCCTCGCTCTCTACGAAGACGCCCTGCGCCTTCTGCAAGCCGGTAAATACGACAAGGCCCACGCAGCATTCAACGCCATGCTGGCCGACAGCCCCGCAGATCTCGCGGCATCTATCCGCATGTACATCAACGCCTGTCTTCAGCAGATCAACAAGGGCAAGACCAGCTTTCAGAGCCACGAAGAACGGTACGACTACGCCATCTCCCTGCTCAACGAAGGCCACTACGAGGACGCCCGCGAGCACTTCCAGGCTATCCTCGACGAGAACACCAGCGCCGACTACGCCTTCTACGGCCTCGCCGTCCTCGCCAGCATGACCGGCGACAGCCACACCTGCCTCGAGCGCCTCACCGAGGCCATCCGCCAGAACCCCCGCAACCGTATCCAGGCTCGCGCCGACTCCGACTTCCAGGACATGGCCGACGATCCTCGCTTTACGGAACTCCTCTACCCCGAGGTATGA
- a CDS encoding gluconeogenesis factor YvcK family protein → MTLIQEASRPAPPVARQQGLRVVAIGGGTGLSTLLRGLKRHVAAPTGTQPPIDPGCPDAPCLIRDLTAIVTVTDDGGSSGRLREDLHVPPPGDVRNCLVALSEDEHLLSRLFQFRFDTGELQGHSFGNLFLAALSQINGGDFSHAVQMSSQILATRGRIYPATNTNVTLAALMDDGSLVSGETNITASKQRIVELMLEPADALPLSETLEAIQAADLITMGPGSLYTSLITNLLVRGIPDALAASKATRVYVCNLMTQANESLGLTASQHIERILQHAGPTKRPIFDYALINTAPISPTLLAQYAREGQTPITPDLDRIRSLGVEPITGNFAHEDGVLRHDYDKVTDCLLKLALPH, encoded by the coding sequence ATGACCCTGATCCAGGAAGCAAGCCGCCCCGCGCCACCGGTAGCCAGACAACAAGGGCTTCGGGTCGTAGCCATCGGCGGTGGCACCGGCCTCTCCACCCTCCTCCGCGGCCTCAAACGCCACGTCGCCGCCCCCACCGGCACCCAGCCGCCCATTGACCCCGGCTGTCCCGACGCCCCCTGCCTCATCCGCGATCTCACCGCCATCGTCACCGTCACCGACGACGGCGGCTCCTCCGGCCGCCTCCGCGAAGACCTCCACGTCCCTCCCCCCGGCGACGTCCGCAACTGCCTCGTCGCCCTCTCCGAGGACGAGCACCTCCTCTCCCGTCTCTTCCAGTTCCGCTTCGACACCGGCGAGCTCCAGGGCCACAGCTTCGGCAACCTCTTCCTCGCCGCACTCAGCCAGATCAATGGTGGAGACTTCAGCCACGCCGTTCAGATGTCCTCGCAGATCCTCGCCACCCGAGGCCGCATCTACCCCGCCACCAACACCAACGTCACCCTCGCCGCCCTCATGGACGACGGCTCCCTCGTCTCCGGCGAAACCAACATCACCGCCAGTAAGCAGCGCATCGTCGAGCTCATGCTCGAGCCCGCCGACGCCCTCCCTCTCTCAGAAACCTTGGAAGCAATCCAGGCCGCCGACCTCATCACCATGGGCCCCGGCTCCCTCTACACCTCCCTCATCACCAACCTCCTCGTCCGCGGCATCCCCGACGCCCTCGCCGCCTCCAAGGCCACCCGCGTCTACGTCTGCAACCTCATGACGCAAGCCAACGAGTCGCTCGGCCTCACCGCCAGCCAGCACATCGAACGCATCCTCCAGCACGCCGGCCCCACCAAGCGTCCCATCTTCGACTACGCCCTCATCAACACCGCCCCCATCTCCCCCACCCTCCTCGCCCAGTACGCCCGCGAAGGCCAAACCCCCATCACCCCCGACCTCGACCGCATCCGCTCCCTCGGCGTCGAGCCCATCACCGGCAACTTTGCCCACGAAGACGGCGTCCTCCGTCACGACTACGACAAAGTCACCGACTGCCTCCTCAAACTAGCCCTCCCCCATTAG
- a CDS encoding VOC family protein, with protein MSASHKHHAIDYIELPCTNPQDIKAFYSTVFGWTFEDWGPSYISFHGAGLDGGFTTEEPVATSGARVILYSHNLEATRSEVESAGGRVHKEIFTFPGGRRFHFLDPDGNHLAVWSE; from the coding sequence ATGTCCGCATCGCATAAACACCACGCCATCGATTACATCGAGCTTCCTTGCACCAACCCGCAGGACATCAAAGCCTTCTATTCCACCGTCTTCGGATGGACCTTCGAGGACTGGGGCCCATCCTACATCTCCTTTCATGGCGCGGGACTCGATGGCGGTTTCACCACTGAAGAGCCCGTCGCAACGAGTGGAGCCCGCGTCATCCTCTACAGCCACAACCTCGAAGCGACACGCTCCGAAGTAGAGTCGGCAGGAGGTCGCGTCCACAAGGAGATCTTCACCTTCCCCGGCGGTCGCCGATTCCACTTCCTCGATCCCGACGGCAACCACCTAGCCGTCTGGTCAGAGTAA
- a CDS encoding GNAT family N-acetyltransferase, with translation MSTPTLEGPRLRLEPLTLAHIPAFEAIAYDDRNWRHMTSWIKNRADLTQWIELALTNERAGTVQPWITILKSTGQPIGTTSFLDLNQQHRTVEIGSTWLAPAYQATGLNPEAKLLQLDYAFDTLNLNRVAFKTHHENKQSQAALRKLGATYEGTFRNHYLMPDGTHRHSVWFSIIREDWPEVRAHLTARLATVADSPSSRQ, from the coding sequence ATGAGCACCCCCACACTCGAAGGCCCCCGCCTACGCCTCGAACCCCTCACCCTCGCCCACATCCCCGCCTTCGAAGCCATCGCCTACGACGACCGTAACTGGCGCCACATGACCTCCTGGATCAAAAACCGCGCCGACCTCACCCAATGGATCGAACTCGCCCTCACCAACGAACGCGCAGGCACCGTGCAACCCTGGATCACCATCCTGAAATCCACCGGCCAGCCCATAGGCACCACCAGCTTCCTCGATCTCAACCAGCAGCACCGCACCGTCGAGATCGGATCCACCTGGCTCGCCCCCGCCTATCAAGCCACCGGCCTCAACCCCGAGGCCAAGCTCCTCCAGCTCGACTACGCCTTCGACACCCTCAACCTCAACCGCGTAGCCTTCAAGACCCACCACGAGAACAAACAATCGCAAGCCGCCCTCCGCAAACTCGGAGCCACCTACGAAGGCACCTTCCGCAACCACTACCTCATGCCCGACGGCACCCACCGCCACAGCGTCTGGTTCTCCATCATCCGCGAAGACTGGCCCGAAGTCCGCGCCCACCTAACCGCCCGCCTCGCCACAGTCGCTGATTCTCCTTCATCTCGCCAATAA